The proteins below come from a single Hyperolius riggenbachi isolate aHypRig1 chromosome 8, aHypRig1.pri, whole genome shotgun sequence genomic window:
- the LOC137528247 gene encoding NTPase KAP family P-loop domain-containing protein 1-like isoform X1 produces the protein MDSNCCLICINTAERTENTQNGHGRKPKCPEVTHTDTARIYKLPADSALVEMRNLALKGDCPTKTKPPSQSDMNKNKEDVFCDSVAKTLNLVRCPLTVGFYAPWGRGKNKLLNNVEDHLFTEEPKKERNWIVEVLKLMLRVTFFHPVIKDESKEEENKHYVFVRFSAWQYAGSDHLWAGLITNLCDNIEMEFGIFAISLYRALGGEAKTKTKGKSWVPKKRFSCIPLWWITSMAISLLAGLIFVIVCFQLYDYLSLSITACFSGITVLVPGVNIYKTIKNVFFTQKSVIKRKLNRTDISSQLGFMHDVKKEVEVLINYLKFMEVFRKQPIQVVLEITNLDRCMPDKVVGVLNAMNILLSDDNAPFISIVAVDPGVIVQCVEKSDLLKGMANNGYQYLNRTIELPICIPPMDEDAKLANLNEISTGKKQNTNENECGKKIRNSTAPNTHKKICGKDMVGSSLANGPLEKAKRYLKNDMKEYITDNIIHMKRILNTILLTIRLMENDSKVREYLNSNWRKVTKWVVLTTHWPCRMSWILQIIEDERQSRSNNDWTDIKDTNIWDFFKTSLEELDNIKMSIKNLLELDGDPEIFNKLLDDPKNMINNLTFYDATVLQQFTMNLDYSIKRQLELLQGSYNMLKFKVSTVGRITMWTLLNMTTDMVCETMDKIYNAGNIDDLNNYKIRIREHKLDGRAIVSTENRELKKALDMKIGDWVTFCTYFLRLPTPKLGSASSL, from the exons gacatgggaggaaaccgaagtgcccggaggtaacccacacagacacggcaagaatatacaaactccctgcagatagtgccctggttgagATGCGAAACTTAGCGCTGAAAG GTGATTGTCCTACAAAAACTAAACCTCCATCACAGTCAG ACATGAATAAGAACAAAGAAGATGTTTTCTGTGATTCCGTGGCAAAGACTCTGAATCTTGTCAGGTGCCCTTTGACGGTGGGGTTCTATGCACCATGGGGACGAGGCAAGAATAAGCTTCTCAATAACGTTGAAG ATCATCTTTTTACTGAAGAGCCGAAGAAGGAAAGGAACTGGATTGTAGAGGTTTTGAAGCTGATGTTGCGTGTGACATTTTTTCATCCTGTTATAAAAGACGAGAGTAAAGAAGAAGAGAATAAACATTATGTCTTTGTGCGGTTCAGTGCCTGGCAATATGCAGGCAGTGATCATCTTTGGGCTGGTCTGATCACCAATCTCTGTGACAATATCGAGATGGAATTTGGAATTTTTGCAATTAGCCTTTATCGAGCATTGGGTGGAGAAGCTAAAACCAAAACTAAAGGAAAATCGTGGGTTCCTAAGAAAAGGTTCTCATGTATTCCACTTTGGTGGATTACCTCGATGGCTATTTCATTATTAGCTGGTCTTATATTTGTAATAGTTTGCTTTCAGCTCTATGATTACCTTTCATTATCCATAACTGCGTGCTTCAGTGGGATAACTGTCCTCGTCCCTGGTGTAAACATCTATAAAACAATCAAAAATGTATTCTTCACGCAAAAAAGTGTCATTAAGAGGAAACTGAATCGCACAGACATAAGTTCCCAGTTGGGCTTCATGCATGATGTCAAGAAAGAAGTTGAGGTCCTAATAAATTACCTCAAGTTTATGGAGGTCTTCAGAAAACAGCCTATTCAGGTAGTCCTAGAGATCACAAACCTGGACAGATGCATGCCAGACAAAGTGGTGGGAGTCTTAAATGCCATGAATATCCTCCTCTCTGATGACAATGCCCCATTTATTTCCATTGTGGCTGTTGATCCAGGAGTCATTGTGCAATGTGTTGAAAAGTCTGACCTGCTCAAAGGAATGGCCAACAATGGTTATCAGTACCTAAACCGGACTATAGAACTGCCCATTTGTATCCCACCAATGGATGAGGACGCTAAATTAGCCAATTTAAATGAAATAAGTACCGGTAAAAAACAAAATACCAATGAAAATGAATGTGGTAAGAAAATAAGGAACAGTACAGCACCAAATACCCACAAAAAGATATGTGGTAAGGACATGGTAGGAAGCTCCCTTGCAAATGGCCCACTTGAAAAAGCTAAACGTTATCTTAAGAACGACATGAAAGAGTACATTACTGATAACATCATCCACATGAAAAGGATTTTAAATACCATCCTTTTAACCATCAGATTAATGGAGAATGACAGCAAAGTTAGGGAATATCTTAATTCTAATTggagaaaagtgacaaagtgggtGGTCCTAACTACTCACTGGCCTTGTCGGATGAGTTGGATACTGCAGATAATTGAGGATGAACGGCAGTCAAGATCTAACAATGATTGGACAGATATTAAAGATACTAATATTTGGGATTTTTTCAAGACATCTTTGGAAGAACTGGACAACATAAAAATGAGTATCAAAAATTTGTTGGAGCTGGATGGAGATCCAGAAATCTTTAACAAACTGCTTGATGACCCAAAGAACATGATCAACAACCTTACTTTTTACGATGCTACAGTATTACAGCAATTCACTATGAACTTAGACTATTCCATTAAGAGACAATTGGAACTACTTCAAGGCAGTTACAACATGCTAAAGTTCAAGGTCTCCACTGTAGGGAGAATAACCATGTGGACTTTGTTAAATATGACCACTGACATGGTCTGCGAAACG ATGGATAAGATTTATAATGCTGGAAACATAGATGACCTGAACAACTACAAAATCCGCATACGAGAACACAAGCTGGATGGAAGGGCAATCGTTAGCACCGAGAACCGTGAACTAAAAAAAGCCCTGGACATGAAAATCGGAGACTGGGTGACATTTTGTACCTACTTCCTGCGCTTGCCTACTCCGAAGCTTGGTTCAGCTTCTTCACTGTGA
- the LOC137528247 gene encoding NTPase KAP family P-loop domain-containing protein 1-like isoform X2: MDSNCCLICINTAERTENTQNGDCPTKTKPPSQSDMNKNKEDVFCDSVAKTLNLVRCPLTVGFYAPWGRGKNKLLNNVEDHLFTEEPKKERNWIVEVLKLMLRVTFFHPVIKDESKEEENKHYVFVRFSAWQYAGSDHLWAGLITNLCDNIEMEFGIFAISLYRALGGEAKTKTKGKSWVPKKRFSCIPLWWITSMAISLLAGLIFVIVCFQLYDYLSLSITACFSGITVLVPGVNIYKTIKNVFFTQKSVIKRKLNRTDISSQLGFMHDVKKEVEVLINYLKFMEVFRKQPIQVVLEITNLDRCMPDKVVGVLNAMNILLSDDNAPFISIVAVDPGVIVQCVEKSDLLKGMANNGYQYLNRTIELPICIPPMDEDAKLANLNEISTGKKQNTNENECGKKIRNSTAPNTHKKICGKDMVGSSLANGPLEKAKRYLKNDMKEYITDNIIHMKRILNTILLTIRLMENDSKVREYLNSNWRKVTKWVVLTTHWPCRMSWILQIIEDERQSRSNNDWTDIKDTNIWDFFKTSLEELDNIKMSIKNLLELDGDPEIFNKLLDDPKNMINNLTFYDATVLQQFTMNLDYSIKRQLELLQGSYNMLKFKVSTVGRITMWTLLNMTTDMVCETMDKIYNAGNIDDLNNYKIRIREHKLDGRAIVSTENRELKKALDMKIGDWVTFCTYFLRLPTPKLGSASSL; this comes from the exons GTGATTGTCCTACAAAAACTAAACCTCCATCACAGTCAG ACATGAATAAGAACAAAGAAGATGTTTTCTGTGATTCCGTGGCAAAGACTCTGAATCTTGTCAGGTGCCCTTTGACGGTGGGGTTCTATGCACCATGGGGACGAGGCAAGAATAAGCTTCTCAATAACGTTGAAG ATCATCTTTTTACTGAAGAGCCGAAGAAGGAAAGGAACTGGATTGTAGAGGTTTTGAAGCTGATGTTGCGTGTGACATTTTTTCATCCTGTTATAAAAGACGAGAGTAAAGAAGAAGAGAATAAACATTATGTCTTTGTGCGGTTCAGTGCCTGGCAATATGCAGGCAGTGATCATCTTTGGGCTGGTCTGATCACCAATCTCTGTGACAATATCGAGATGGAATTTGGAATTTTTGCAATTAGCCTTTATCGAGCATTGGGTGGAGAAGCTAAAACCAAAACTAAAGGAAAATCGTGGGTTCCTAAGAAAAGGTTCTCATGTATTCCACTTTGGTGGATTACCTCGATGGCTATTTCATTATTAGCTGGTCTTATATTTGTAATAGTTTGCTTTCAGCTCTATGATTACCTTTCATTATCCATAACTGCGTGCTTCAGTGGGATAACTGTCCTCGTCCCTGGTGTAAACATCTATAAAACAATCAAAAATGTATTCTTCACGCAAAAAAGTGTCATTAAGAGGAAACTGAATCGCACAGACATAAGTTCCCAGTTGGGCTTCATGCATGATGTCAAGAAAGAAGTTGAGGTCCTAATAAATTACCTCAAGTTTATGGAGGTCTTCAGAAAACAGCCTATTCAGGTAGTCCTAGAGATCACAAACCTGGACAGATGCATGCCAGACAAAGTGGTGGGAGTCTTAAATGCCATGAATATCCTCCTCTCTGATGACAATGCCCCATTTATTTCCATTGTGGCTGTTGATCCAGGAGTCATTGTGCAATGTGTTGAAAAGTCTGACCTGCTCAAAGGAATGGCCAACAATGGTTATCAGTACCTAAACCGGACTATAGAACTGCCCATTTGTATCCCACCAATGGATGAGGACGCTAAATTAGCCAATTTAAATGAAATAAGTACCGGTAAAAAACAAAATACCAATGAAAATGAATGTGGTAAGAAAATAAGGAACAGTACAGCACCAAATACCCACAAAAAGATATGTGGTAAGGACATGGTAGGAAGCTCCCTTGCAAATGGCCCACTTGAAAAAGCTAAACGTTATCTTAAGAACGACATGAAAGAGTACATTACTGATAACATCATCCACATGAAAAGGATTTTAAATACCATCCTTTTAACCATCAGATTAATGGAGAATGACAGCAAAGTTAGGGAATATCTTAATTCTAATTggagaaaagtgacaaagtgggtGGTCCTAACTACTCACTGGCCTTGTCGGATGAGTTGGATACTGCAGATAATTGAGGATGAACGGCAGTCAAGATCTAACAATGATTGGACAGATATTAAAGATACTAATATTTGGGATTTTTTCAAGACATCTTTGGAAGAACTGGACAACATAAAAATGAGTATCAAAAATTTGTTGGAGCTGGATGGAGATCCAGAAATCTTTAACAAACTGCTTGATGACCCAAAGAACATGATCAACAACCTTACTTTTTACGATGCTACAGTATTACAGCAATTCACTATGAACTTAGACTATTCCATTAAGAGACAATTGGAACTACTTCAAGGCAGTTACAACATGCTAAAGTTCAAGGTCTCCACTGTAGGGAGAATAACCATGTGGACTTTGTTAAATATGACCACTGACATGGTCTGCGAAACG ATGGATAAGATTTATAATGCTGGAAACATAGATGACCTGAACAACTACAAAATCCGCATACGAGAACACAAGCTGGATGGAAGGGCAATCGTTAGCACCGAGAACCGTGAACTAAAAAAAGCCCTGGACATGAAAATCGGAGACTGGGTGACATTTTGTACCTACTTCCTGCGCTTGCCTACTCCGAAGCTTGGTTCAGCTTCTTCACTGTGA